From the genome of Mucilaginibacter paludis DSM 18603:
AAGGCAAAAAACGCATGGGCATTGAAGAGTTTTTGCGCGGCGTAAGATTATAATTTTTGGGGATTACACTGATTTTATTTTTTGATTTCACCGATTCGATTTGGTGATTACACCGATGGGATGGTTTGGTGATTCTACGCGGTTTACCGTTAGTGCAAATCTTGGAGATCATCAATTAATATATGCCTTCCTAAATCCCTGTAATCAAAAATCATCTAATCAGTGAAATCACATTTACAATCGGTGTAATCCCAGAAAATCTAATCAGTGAAATCACATTTACAATCGGTGTAATCCCAAAAAATCTAATCGGTGAAATCATATTATAATCGGTGTAATCTCAGAATAATGTACGATTTTTGCGGCAAACTGTAATTTGTTATTCCATGGCTTTAAATACACGTATAGCGCAGCTTAATCAAGAAATTGAACCCTTGCGCAATCAATTGATCAACCATCCCTTATATAAAAGCATCAGCACTATTGATGATCTGCGCATCTTTATGGAGCATCATGTTTTTGCCGTGTGGGATTTTATGTCGCTGCTGAAATCGTTACAACAAAAACTTACCTGCGTTAACATCCCCTGGATACCGGTAGGCAGCGCCAATACCCGTTATTTAATTAACGAAATTGTGGCTGGCGAAGAAAGCGATATCGATCAGCATGGTAACCGCACCAGCCATTTTGAGCTTTATTTAAAAGCGATGGAACAAGCGGGTTGCAGCGAGCTGGCCATCAGTAATTTGCTGCGCGGACTTAACGTCGGCACACCTGTTGACGCCGCGCTTAATGAGGAAGGAATTTTTACCCCCGCCCGGTTATTTGTGCAACATACCTTTAACATAATTAACCACACGCCCGACTATATCCAGGCTGCCGTATTTACCTTCGGTCGCGAAGACCTGATCCCTTCCATGTTCATCAGCATGGTGAAAGAGATCAGCAAACAATTTCCAGGAAAGGTAGATACCCTGCTGTATTACCTGGAAAGGCACATTGAAGTTGACGGCGACCACCACTCGCAACTGGCCTACCAAATGACCACCGAACTTTGCGCCGACGATGAAAGCCGCTGGCAACAAGCTACCGAAGCCGTAAAAGAAGCACTCCAGGCCCGTATTGATTTTTGGGACGGGATATTGGAAGCGATTTCTAAAACCATGGTATCCCTATAAGAGAGAACGGGGTGGTGAGGTGCGTTTGCGGTTTGGTAATGAGCTGTAGATAATAAACATCAACCTTCACTATTTTTTCCTCTCTCTAAAACGATGTCATCCCGACCGGAGGGAGGGACCTTTTACGCCTGACAGGTATACTGGGGCCCTTCTGCGCACGCTCGTTATGCCGCA
Proteins encoded in this window:
- a CDS encoding DUF3050 domain-containing protein, whose amino-acid sequence is MALNTRIAQLNQEIEPLRNQLINHPLYKSISTIDDLRIFMEHHVFAVWDFMSLLKSLQQKLTCVNIPWIPVGSANTRYLINEIVAGEESDIDQHGNRTSHFELYLKAMEQAGCSELAISNLLRGLNVGTPVDAALNEEGIFTPARLFVQHTFNIINHTPDYIQAAVFTFGREDLIPSMFISMVKEISKQFPGKVDTLLYYLERHIEVDGDHHSQLAYQMTTELCADDESRWQQATEAVKEALQARIDFWDGILEAISKTMVSL